In Juglans regia cultivar Chandler chromosome 13, Walnut 2.0, whole genome shotgun sequence, the following proteins share a genomic window:
- the LOC108996393 gene encoding uncharacterized protein LOC108996393: MERKQGFFSALKDEVVRGLSPSRSRANSPARTGSPIISGLLRRKKGSQHQNPVAHPEPLIARSGSLRPLGEALAPLMEGPDPDGGEIGDSRRSGSSLGQWMKGQLARTPSVTSSMAACKRSDLRLLIGVMGAPLAPVHVSTTDSLPHLSIKDTPIETSSAQYILQQYTAASGGQKLQSSIKNAYAMGKIKMLASEFETATKVMKNRNASRCAESGGFVLWQMNPDMWYVELAVGGSKVHAGCNGELVWRHTPWLGAHTAKGPVRPLRRALQGLDPRTTASMFADARCIGEKKIDGEDCFILKLCADPRTLKARSEGPAEIIRHVLFGYFSQKTGLLVHMEDSHLTRIQSIGGDAVYWETTINSFLDDYRPVEGIMIAHSGRSVVTLFRFGEMAMSHTKTKMEEAWTIEEVAFNVPGLSVDCFIPPADLRSGSISETCELPQDERGKGAIALAAHRAKVAALAKDNDSSVDNMIWKMEA, from the exons ATGGAAAGAAAGCAGGGGTTCTTCTCGGCGCTAAAAGATGAGGTGGTGAGGGGCCTCTCGCCGTCTCGGTCTCGGGCCAACAGCCCTGCCAGAACCGGTTCGCCTATCATATCGGGCCTGCTCCGGAGAAAGAAGGGCAGCCAACACCAAAATCCCGTGGCGCATCCGGAGCCTTTGATCGCGAGATCCGGCAGTCTGAGGCCACTGGGGGAAGCATTGGCGCCGCTGATGGAGGGTCCGGACCCGGACGGAGGGGAAATTGGGGACTCGAGGAGGAGCGGATCAAGTTTGGGGCAGTGGATGAAGGGGCAACTGGCGAGGACGCCTTCCGTAACCTCTTCCATGGCGGCTTGCAAGAGGTCTGATTTGAGGCTGTTGATTGGGGTGATGGGTGCTCCTCTCGCCCCGGTGCACGTTAGCACCACTGACTCATTGCCTCATCTTAGCATCAAGGACACCCCCATT GAGACCTCATCCGCCCAGTACATATTGCAGCAGTACACAGCGGCTTCTGGTGGACAGAAGCTGCAGAGCTCGATTAAAAATGCCTATGCGATGGGAAAGATCAAGATGTTAGCTTCCGAGTTTGAAACCGCCACGAAGGTGATGAAGAACCGGAATGCCTCTAGATGTGCTGAATCGGGAGGGTTTGTGCTCTGGCAGATGAACCCCGACATGTGGTATGTGGAGCTTGCAGTTGGGGGAAGCAAGGTTCATGCTGGCTGCAATGGCGAGCTTGTTTGGAGGCACACTCCCTGGCTTGGTGCCCACACTGCAAAAGGACCCGTGAGGCCTCTGCGTCGAGCACTTCAG GGCCTTGATCCGAGAACTACCGCCAGTATGTTTGCGGATGCAAGATGCATAGGAGAGAAGAAGATCGATGGCGAGGATTGCTTTATCCTCAAGCTTTGTGCTGACCCTCGGACATTGAAGGCCAGGAGTGAAGGTCCGGCAGAGATAATTAGGCATGTCTTGTTTGGCTACTTCAGCCAGAAGACTGGGCTTCTTGTTCACATGGAGGATTCGCATCTGACCCGCATCCAATCTATTGGTGGTGATGCAGTCTACTGGGAGACTACTATCAATTCATTCCTTGACGATTACAGGCCTGTTGAGGGGATCATGATTGCGCACTCTGGGCGCTCTGTGGTGACACTCTTCAGGTTCGGTGAGATGGCAATGAGCCATACCAAAACAAAGATGGAAGAAGCTTGGACAATTGAAGAGGTTGCATTTAATGTTCCAGGCCTGTCGGTAGACTGCTTCATTCCGCCAGCAGATTTGAGATCTGGATCCATCAGCGAGACCTGTGAACTTCCCCAGGACGAAAGGGGAAAGGGGGCAATTGCACTCGCAGCACATCGGGCCAAAGTTGCAGCCCTGGCGAAAGACAATGACAGCTCAGTTGATAACATGATTTGGAAGATGGAAGCCTAA
- the LOC108996385 gene encoding uncharacterized protein LOC108996385 isoform X1 gives MAIDISALEERYIDSCKKHGVIPNTAILSGLFKAVVKKSRHEPCSLEIFLDHLKDTDFHPLLDIFMELDASEIEAIDVRNESSCMFDGEYALSLMRAVNQKLRRVDLQDFSFGKNFLRDLSKRGLPCQVLALRSSHFRKLNIMGEFKRIHTLNLDFSTSLTSFKEDCFTCMPNLMCLSMCETRIINLWTTIAALSKLPSLVELRFQNWLCCNDAGPSATSSEGRLDSRTDFCQSKSAPYIGASSVDIGVITDYNSTTEEALGNLFSLNDVVTNHEAQCMIEDSSDDSDVDFSFRQQEHGYRELSSTFFPRLNEQFDQLNEVSFDPLHSQSGEESLAAAFTRQISDVTLKFVSCHASPICFEKHYRDYMIASLPRLKVLDNLPIRMIDRENATVTFSKYFEYLPYKRKHKESVVSILQRRELRASHSHMQNPMQKSSYTPGKSKYFYTRSLCAAKVGSSAWPLLHPLSIRSNGLGNEGMGFRPRQFEYHPSDSSLMVFGTLDGEVVVVNHEKEQIVSYIPSLGAMNSVLGLCWLKKYPSKLIAGSDNGSLKLYDIQHMPATTVSIYDNSAGSVSFDEFDQLTSVHVNSTDELFLASGYSRNVALYDLSSRRRLQVFTDMHREHINVVKFANHSPSIFATSSFDHDVKLWDLRQKPLHPCYTASSSRGNVMACFSPDDQFLLVSAVDNEVRQLLAVDGRLHLNLEIASTGTSQNYTRSYYMNGRDYIISGSCDEHVVRICCAQTGRRLRDISLEGSGSGSMFVQSLRGDPFRDFNLSILAAYTRPSSKSEIVKVNLLESSDSAKENSFSRNSCPFNSMGG, from the exons ATGGCCATCGATATCTCAGCTTTGGAAGAAAG GTACATTGATTCTTGCAAGAAGCATGGTGTCATACCTAATACTGCAATTTTGTCTGGTCTATTCAAG gCTGTGGTGAAGAAATCCCGCCATGAGCCGTGTAGCCTGGAAATTTTCTTGGACCATCTCAAGGATACCGATTTTCATCCACTTCTTGACATATTTATGGAACTTGATGCTTCAGAGATTGAAGCAATTGACGTACGTAATGAATCATCATGTATGTTTGATGGAGAATATGCTTTGTCATTGATGCGTGCTGTCAATCAAAAGCTTCGACGAGTTGATCTCCAAGATTTTTCATTTGGAAAGAATTTCTTACG GGATCTCTCTAAGAGAGGTTTGCCATGCCAAGTCTTAGCCTTGAGGTCTTCACACTTCCGGAAGCTCAACATAATGGGGGAGTTCAAGCGGATACACACCCTTAACCTTGACTTCAGTACTTCACTCACTAGTTTCAAGGAAGATTGTTTTACTTGCATGCCCAATTTGATGTGCCTCTCCATGTGTGAAACGAGAATTATAAATCTTTGGACAACCATTGCCGCACTTTCTAAACTCCCTTCTTTGGTTGAACTTCGGTTTCAGAATTGGCTGTGTTGCAATGATGCTGGGCCTTCTGCCACATCATCTGAAGGGAGATTGGATAGCAGAACTGATTTTTGTCAGTCAAAGAGTGCTCCTTACATTGGAGCATCATCCGTTGATATCGGTGTAATCACAGATTATAACTCAACCACGGAAGAGGCACTCGGGAATTTGTTTTCACTTAATGATGTGGTAACAAATCACGAAGCTCAATGCATGATTGAGGATTCATCAGATGATAGTGATGTCGATTTTTCCTTTCGCCAACAAGAACATGGTTATAGGGAGCTATCATCCACTTTTTTTCCTAGGTTGAATGAACAGTTTGATCAGCTGAATGAG GTTTCTTTTGACCCATTACACAGTCAAAGTGGAGAAGAGTCTTTGGCAGCTGCCTTTACAAGGCAAATTTCAGACGTCACTTTGAAGTTTGTTTCTTGTCATGCCTCACCGATATGCTTTGAAAAGCACTATAGAGACTACATGATAGCTTCATTGCCCCGTTTGAAAGTTTTAGATAACTTGCCTATCAGAATGATTGACAGGGAAAATGCTACAGTTACCTTTTCAAAATACTTTGAGTATCTACCGTACAAAAGGAAGCATAAAGAGAGCGTCGTTAGTATCTTACAGAGGCGTGAACTAAGAGCAAGTCACAGTCATATGCAGAATCCAATGCAAAAGTCATCATATACTCCTGgaaagtcaaaatatttttataccagGTCTCTTTGTGCTGCTAAAGTTGGGTCTTCTGCCTGGCCTTTATTGCATCCACTTTCAATTAGAAGCAATGGTTTGGGAAATGAAGGTATGGGCTTTCGTCCAAGGCAGTTTGAGTATCATCCATCTGATTCTAGCCTAATGGTCTTTGGAACTTTGGATGGTGAAGTTGTTGTAGTCAACCATGAGAAAGAACAAATTGTTAGTTATATCCCATCACTTGGTGCAATGAACAGTGTGCTGGGACTCTGTTGGCTCAAGAAGTATCCCTCCAAG CTCATAGCTGGTTCGGATAATGGTTCATTGAAATTATATGATATCCAACATATGCCAGCAACTACTGTGAGCATATATGATAATAGTGCTGGCTCTGTCTCCTTTGATGAGTTCGACCAACTGACGTCTGTTCATGTTAACTCTACGGATGAACTCTTTCTTGCAAGTGGATACTCAAGAAATGTTGCATTGTATGACTTAAGCAGCAGAAGACGCTTACAGGTTTTCACTGATATGCATCGAGAGCATATTAATGTAGTGAAGTTCGCTAACCATTCTCCCTCCATTTTTGCTACTTCTTCCTTTGATCACGATGTCAAGTTGTGGGACTTACGGCAGAAACCACTACACCCGTGTTATACTGCTTCAAGCTCTAGGGGAAATGTGATGGCTTGCTTCTCTCCAGATGATCAGTTCCTTCTTGTTTCAGCTGTTGACAATGAG GTTAGACAACTTCTGGCTGTTGATGGGAGGCTCCACTTGAATCTTGAGATAGCTTCTACGGGAACCTCTCAGAACTACACTCGTTCCTATTACATGAATGGAAGGGATTATATTATCAGTGGGAGTTGTGACGAGCATGTAGTCCGCATTTGCTGTGCCCAAACTGGAAGGCGTCTAAGGGATATCTCTTTGGAG GGAAGTGGCTCAGGATCTATGTTTGTGCAATCTTTGAGGGGTGATCCTTTCAGA GATTTCAACTTGAGTATTTTAGCAGCCTATACACGTCCAAGCTCAAAGTCCGAGATTGTCAAG GTCAATCTGCTGGAATCAAGTGACTCTGCCAAGGAAAATTCTTTCAGCCGGAATTCCTGCCCATTCAATAGTATGGGAGGTTGA
- the LOC108996385 gene encoding uncharacterized protein LOC108996385 isoform X2, with product MELDASEIEAIDVRNESSCMFDGEYALSLMRAVNQKLRRVDLQDFSFGKNFLRDLSKRGLPCQVLALRSSHFRKLNIMGEFKRIHTLNLDFSTSLTSFKEDCFTCMPNLMCLSMCETRIINLWTTIAALSKLPSLVELRFQNWLCCNDAGPSATSSEGRLDSRTDFCQSKSAPYIGASSVDIGVITDYNSTTEEALGNLFSLNDVVTNHEAQCMIEDSSDDSDVDFSFRQQEHGYRELSSTFFPRLNEQFDQLNEVSFDPLHSQSGEESLAAAFTRQISDVTLKFVSCHASPICFEKHYRDYMIASLPRLKVLDNLPIRMIDRENATVTFSKYFEYLPYKRKHKESVVSILQRRELRASHSHMQNPMQKSSYTPGKSKYFYTRSLCAAKVGSSAWPLLHPLSIRSNGLGNEGMGFRPRQFEYHPSDSSLMVFGTLDGEVVVVNHEKEQIVSYIPSLGAMNSVLGLCWLKKYPSKLIAGSDNGSLKLYDIQHMPATTVSIYDNSAGSVSFDEFDQLTSVHVNSTDELFLASGYSRNVALYDLSSRRRLQVFTDMHREHINVVKFANHSPSIFATSSFDHDVKLWDLRQKPLHPCYTASSSRGNVMACFSPDDQFLLVSAVDNEVRQLLAVDGRLHLNLEIASTGTSQNYTRSYYMNGRDYIISGSCDEHVVRICCAQTGRRLRDISLEGSGSGSMFVQSLRGDPFRDFNLSILAAYTRPSSKSEIVKVNLLESSDSAKENSFSRNSCPFNSMGG from the exons ATGGAACTTGATGCTTCAGAGATTGAAGCAATTGACGTACGTAATGAATCATCATGTATGTTTGATGGAGAATATGCTTTGTCATTGATGCGTGCTGTCAATCAAAAGCTTCGACGAGTTGATCTCCAAGATTTTTCATTTGGAAAGAATTTCTTACG GGATCTCTCTAAGAGAGGTTTGCCATGCCAAGTCTTAGCCTTGAGGTCTTCACACTTCCGGAAGCTCAACATAATGGGGGAGTTCAAGCGGATACACACCCTTAACCTTGACTTCAGTACTTCACTCACTAGTTTCAAGGAAGATTGTTTTACTTGCATGCCCAATTTGATGTGCCTCTCCATGTGTGAAACGAGAATTATAAATCTTTGGACAACCATTGCCGCACTTTCTAAACTCCCTTCTTTGGTTGAACTTCGGTTTCAGAATTGGCTGTGTTGCAATGATGCTGGGCCTTCTGCCACATCATCTGAAGGGAGATTGGATAGCAGAACTGATTTTTGTCAGTCAAAGAGTGCTCCTTACATTGGAGCATCATCCGTTGATATCGGTGTAATCACAGATTATAACTCAACCACGGAAGAGGCACTCGGGAATTTGTTTTCACTTAATGATGTGGTAACAAATCACGAAGCTCAATGCATGATTGAGGATTCATCAGATGATAGTGATGTCGATTTTTCCTTTCGCCAACAAGAACATGGTTATAGGGAGCTATCATCCACTTTTTTTCCTAGGTTGAATGAACAGTTTGATCAGCTGAATGAG GTTTCTTTTGACCCATTACACAGTCAAAGTGGAGAAGAGTCTTTGGCAGCTGCCTTTACAAGGCAAATTTCAGACGTCACTTTGAAGTTTGTTTCTTGTCATGCCTCACCGATATGCTTTGAAAAGCACTATAGAGACTACATGATAGCTTCATTGCCCCGTTTGAAAGTTTTAGATAACTTGCCTATCAGAATGATTGACAGGGAAAATGCTACAGTTACCTTTTCAAAATACTTTGAGTATCTACCGTACAAAAGGAAGCATAAAGAGAGCGTCGTTAGTATCTTACAGAGGCGTGAACTAAGAGCAAGTCACAGTCATATGCAGAATCCAATGCAAAAGTCATCATATACTCCTGgaaagtcaaaatatttttataccagGTCTCTTTGTGCTGCTAAAGTTGGGTCTTCTGCCTGGCCTTTATTGCATCCACTTTCAATTAGAAGCAATGGTTTGGGAAATGAAGGTATGGGCTTTCGTCCAAGGCAGTTTGAGTATCATCCATCTGATTCTAGCCTAATGGTCTTTGGAACTTTGGATGGTGAAGTTGTTGTAGTCAACCATGAGAAAGAACAAATTGTTAGTTATATCCCATCACTTGGTGCAATGAACAGTGTGCTGGGACTCTGTTGGCTCAAGAAGTATCCCTCCAAG CTCATAGCTGGTTCGGATAATGGTTCATTGAAATTATATGATATCCAACATATGCCAGCAACTACTGTGAGCATATATGATAATAGTGCTGGCTCTGTCTCCTTTGATGAGTTCGACCAACTGACGTCTGTTCATGTTAACTCTACGGATGAACTCTTTCTTGCAAGTGGATACTCAAGAAATGTTGCATTGTATGACTTAAGCAGCAGAAGACGCTTACAGGTTTTCACTGATATGCATCGAGAGCATATTAATGTAGTGAAGTTCGCTAACCATTCTCCCTCCATTTTTGCTACTTCTTCCTTTGATCACGATGTCAAGTTGTGGGACTTACGGCAGAAACCACTACACCCGTGTTATACTGCTTCAAGCTCTAGGGGAAATGTGATGGCTTGCTTCTCTCCAGATGATCAGTTCCTTCTTGTTTCAGCTGTTGACAATGAG GTTAGACAACTTCTGGCTGTTGATGGGAGGCTCCACTTGAATCTTGAGATAGCTTCTACGGGAACCTCTCAGAACTACACTCGTTCCTATTACATGAATGGAAGGGATTATATTATCAGTGGGAGTTGTGACGAGCATGTAGTCCGCATTTGCTGTGCCCAAACTGGAAGGCGTCTAAGGGATATCTCTTTGGAG GGAAGTGGCTCAGGATCTATGTTTGTGCAATCTTTGAGGGGTGATCCTTTCAGA GATTTCAACTTGAGTATTTTAGCAGCCTATACACGTCCAAGCTCAAAGTCCGAGATTGTCAAG GTCAATCTGCTGGAATCAAGTGACTCTGCCAAGGAAAATTCTTTCAGCCGGAATTCCTGCCCATTCAATAGTATGGGAGGTTGA